Proteins co-encoded in one Punica granatum isolate Tunisia-2019 unplaced genomic scaffold, ASM765513v2 Contig00419, whole genome shotgun sequence genomic window:
- the LOC116190310 gene encoding uncharacterized protein LOC116190310: protein MAYPVIELSQNCDVSCFVCTEDLHGSTYCCLDCDIYLHESCVGLPLQIRHPSHSEHCLTLSRSRRSDLYRCNGCSKSSGKSFIYCCDDCMFTLDIACAVSTLPPPEGHREEETIQHFAHDHRLTFFNMDRAIKIMCRLCEQLISGPTYGCGGCFFLLHESCVQLPREIPQHPFHNYGHAVILVTDTKEVFLCKACKQYHQFAYRCDGCALNLGVQCAVSTLPLQDQQKEDSQTIQHIFHSHKLTYFCLEMDNDIQCKACDLNISGEIYGCLECIFFLHKSCAELPQVMVHPLHPHPLYLEAKPLQCRCCYRNSLGFVYSCQNCRPFGLDLECTQKTLSAFKEGLPAEIHHTLHPHALALHNFAGPGFVLCKVCQHPLQGLGYSCPYPGEFFELHILCAELPLELEHPCHPKHPLTLLPAASNGRSFNCGACHRESKGCAFFCAECQFYLDASCAAQKLTFKHQLHEHSLTYFQRTKYLQCNRCSNNCNMDLYRCVECNFNLHHDCAPLPPSVKHELHFHLLLLCDRVVDEFYKEQYCDLCEMPRNPEHGVYYCEECNCAAHIDCAIPKVESKGGKEAVQNPLLDELNEEITRLEVNVEEMKRKLEALKRKRAKMSSLSLIFEVGGTKHRASKMELPVYPSEKTLKALLDVRTSNVLRFCYGPSWFLLSRKYFTDLFLNVFQTADAAAGGSSHRSHA, encoded by the exons ATGGCATATCCCGTAATAGAGCTGAGCCAGAATTGCGACGTCAGTTGCTTTGTCTGCACGGAAGATCTCCATGGCTCAACCTACTGTTGTCTAGATTGTGATATCTATCTCCATGAGTCGTGTGTTGGATTGCCTCTCCAGATACGGCATCCCTCTCATTCAGAACACTGCCTGACATTGTCGAGGAGTCGCCGCTCCGATCTCTACAGATGTAATGGCTGCAGTAAATCCTCCGGGAAATCCTTCATCTACTGCTGCGACGACTGCATGTTTACGCTCGATATAGCTTGTGCAGTTTCAACTCTGCCTCCCCCGGAAGGTCATCGGGAGGAGGAGACGATTCAGCATTTTGCTCATGACCATCGCCTTACCTTCTTCAACATGGATAGGGCAATCAAGATCATGTGCAGATTGTGCGAGCAGCTGATCTCGGGTCCGACCTATGGCTGTGGGGGCTGCTTTTTCTTGCTCCATGAGTCCTGCGTGCAATTACCCAGGGAGATACCTCAACACCCTTTCCACAACTATGGGCATGCTGTTATACTCGTTACCGACACAAAGGAAGTTTTCCTATGTAAAGCCTGCAAACAATATCATCAGTTTGCATACCGCTGCGATGGATGCGCGCTCAACCTAGGCGTGCAATGTGCTGTTTCGACTCTGCCACTACAGGACCAACAAAAGGAGGACTCTCAGACGATCCAGCATATTTTCCACTCCCATAAATTGACATACttttgtttggaaatggaCAATGATATCCAGTGCAAAGCCTGTGACCTAAACATATCAGGTGAAATTTACGGTTGCCTTGAATGCATTTTCTTCCTCCATAAATCATGTGCCGAATTGCCCCAGGTAATGGTTCATCCTCTTCATCCCCACCCTCTATATCTCGAAGCAAAACCTCTCCAGTGCCGGTGCTGCTACAGAAACTCCCTTGGCTTCGTTTACAGTTGTCAAAATTGTCGACCCTTCGGACTCGACCTAGAATGCACTCAGAAAACTCTTTCTGCTTTCAAAGAGGGGTTACCTGCGGAAATTCATCATACTTTGCACCCCCATGCCTTGGCCCTTCATAACTTTGCTGGGCCCGGTTTTGTTCTGTGCAAGGTTTGTCAGCATCCACTACAAGGTCTAGGCTACTCATGTCCATATCCCGGTGAGTTCTTCGAGCTCCATATATTGTGTGCCGAGCTGCCACTAGAATTAGAACATCCATGTCACCCCAAACACCCCCTCACGCTTCTTCCAGCGGCATCAAATGGCCGATCCTTTAATTGTGGTGCCTGCCACAGAGAGTCTAAAGGCTGTGCGTTTTTCTGTGCTGAATGCCAGTTCTACTTGGACGCAAGCTGTGCTGCCCAGAAACTGACTTTCAAACATCAGCTCCATGAGCACAGTCTAACTTATTTTCAGAGAACGAAGTATTTGCAATGCAATCGATGCAGCAACAACTGTAATATGGACCTCTACCGCTGTGTTGAATGCAATTTCAATCTTCATCACGATTGTGCTCCTCTACCACCTAGTGTCAAACACGAACTTCACTTCCATCTGTTATTGCTCTGTGATAGagttgtcgacgagttttacAAGGAGCAGTACTGCGATCTGTGTGAGATGCCCAGGAACCCTGAACATGGGGTTTATTACTGTGAAGAATGCAATTGTGCTGCTCATATCGACTGCGCGATCCCCAAG GTCGAATCGAAGGGAGGGAAGGAAGCAGTCCAAAACCCTCTCCTTGACGAACTAAATGAAGAAATCACAAGGTTGGAGGTAAATGTGGAGGAAATGAAGAGAAAGCTGGAGGCGCTCAAGAGGAAGCGGGCCAAAATGAGTTCTCTATCCTTGATCTTTGAAGTGGGTGGAACAAAGCACCGGGCTTCCAAAATGGAG CTTCCAGTGTACCCTTCTGAAAAAACACTCAAGGCTCTTCTGGATGTAAGGACCTCTAACGTG CTTCGGTTCTGTTACGGTCCATCCTGGTTCCTGCTAAGCAGAAAATATTTCACTGACCTTTTCTTAAATGTTTTTCAAACTGCAGATGCAGCGGCAGGAGGATCTTCCCACCGCAGTCATGCCTAA
- the LOC116190313 gene encoding uncharacterized protein LOC116190313, whose product MNASTLLQHPSHEHGLVLREFSENLGISFKCHICCLCVEGPAYHCVNCRFFLHKLCAELLPEIQHPCHPQHPLILSHPRSRNPPTLYWSSVDLLRCCGCHFSISEYDTAPIYGCDGCELALHVGCAAATLPPPKDEHEQEEEKIQHFSHEHPLTSFHVNGPNQIDCRACDQKISGPIYGCRSCIFMLHEPCASLPQQILQHPYHPQHPLTLRADFEKFPECKACKRQSWFAYHCNECDYNLHAVCADSIMHPSPADTNSEEDRREILHFSHPHRLMSFHAKVEGNFSCNFCHYIICSDFYGCIDCPFMLHVSCAEIPQQIVHPLHPDCPLTWRAECQYRRESSACYLCSEWFSGFGYNCEQHFFHLHARCACSSLSALKEGVPNFQRFHEHPMRLSNDMDSTCKLCNEESFYGLAYSCSDGCDIMLHETCAELPRELEHPFHPQHLLVLLPEPMDGSVPCNACLEQIEGYNFYCAPCEFHMHTACALHEPTLKHQRHEHNLTYFGKTGHLLCDLCYNDCSIDLYRCVPCNYNIHCSCTPLPPSVKHELHIHPMVLRDRVVDEFYDDQYCDLCETTRNPEHGVYYCDECRCAAHIDCVIPKVDLEQHKLAEDLMLRKLDEEIASVEAEMEAVKKKLKVLMTKLEGVKKKRNEIASSRMRGEAELDKA is encoded by the exons ATGAACGCTAGTACTCTCCTTCAGCATCCCAGCCATGAGCATGGTCTGGTCTTGCGAGAGTTTAGCGAAAATTTAGGAATTTCCTTTAAGTGCCATATCTGCTGTTTATGCGTGGAAGGTCCCGCCTACCATTGCGTCAACTGCCGCTTCTTCCTCCATAAATTGTGCGCTGAACTGCTACCCGAGATTCAACATCCATGTCATCCACAGCACCCACTTATACTATCCCATCCACGGAGCCGGAACCCACCTACATTATACTGGTCAAGTGTCGATCTTTTGCGCTGTTGTGGGTGTCATTTCAGCATAAGCGAATATGATACAGCACCCATATATGGATGTGATGGCTGTGAACTAGCCTTGCATGTGGGATGTGCAGCTGCTACTCTTCCCCCTCCTAAAGACGAGCATgagcaggaggaggagaaaaTTCAGCACTTTTCTCATGAGCATCCTCTCACATCCTTCCACGTGAACGGACCAAATCAGATCGATTGCAGAGCATGCGATCAGAAGATCTCTGGTCCCATTTATGGTTGTCGGAGCTGCATATTCATGCTGCACGAGCCATGTGCTTCATTACCCCAACAGATATTACAACATCCTTACCATCCGCAGCACCCCCTGACCTTGCGTGCTGATTTCGAGAAATTTCCTGAATGCAAAGCCTGCAAGAGACAGTCTTGGTTTGCATACCACTGTAATGAATGCGACTACAACCTCCATGCGGTATGTGCTGATTCCATTATGCATCCTTCTCCCGCTGATACGAACAGTGAGGAGGATAGGCGAGAGATTCTTCATTTCTCCCACCCTCACCGGCTGATGAGTTTTCATGCAAAAGTGGAGGGTAATTTTTCCTGCAACTTTTGCCACTATATTATATGCAGTGATTTTTATGGTTGCATTGATTGCCCTTTCATGCTCCACGTATCGTGTGCTGAGATACCGCAACAGATTGTGCACCCTCTTCATCCAGACTGCCCTCTCACTTGGCGAGCAGAATGTCAATATCGTAGAGAGAGTTCCGCTTGCTATCTCTGCTCTGAATGGTTCTCTGGTTTTGGATACAACTGTGAACAGCATTTCTTTCACCTTCATGCCAGATGCGCTTGCAGCTCTCTCTCTGCTCTGAAAGAGGGAGTCCCTAACTTTCAACGTTTCCATGAACACCCAATGAGGCTTTCTAATGACATGGATAGCACATGCAAACTTTGTAATGAAGAGTCATTTTATGGTCTAGCTTATTCTTGCTCAGATGGTTGTGACATCATGCTCCATGAGACATGTGCTGAACTACCTCGTGAATTGGAACACCCTTTCCACCCACAGCATCTGCTCGTTCTTCTTCCTGAACCAATGGATGGATCCGTTCCTTGCAATGCCTGTCTTGAACAAATTGAGGGATATAACTTTTACTGTGCGCCATGTGAGTTCCACATGCATACAGCATGTGCTCTGCATGAACCGACTCTGAAACACCAGCGTCACGAGCACAACCTGACCTATTTTGGAAAGACGGGCCACCTGCTATGCGATTTGTGTTACAATGATTGCAGCATTGACCTCTACCGCTGTGTTCCCTGCAATTACAATATTCACTGTAGTTGCACGCCCCTACCCCCTTCTGTTAAGCATGAACTTCACATCCATCCAATGGTGCTCCGCGATAGAGTTGTTGATGAATTTTATGACGACCAATACTGCGACCTATGCGAGACAACTAGGAACCCAGAACACGGTGTTTATTACTGCGACGAATGCAGGTGTGCTGCTCATATCGACTGTGTCATCCCCAAG GTAGATCTCGAGCAACACAAACTCGCGGAGGACCTTATGCTCAGGAAATTGGATGAAGAAATTGCTAGTGTAGAAGCAGAGATGGAGGCAGTGAAGAAAAAGCTGAAGGTACTGATGACAAAACTGGAGggagttaaaaaaaagagaaatgagATAGCGAGCTCTCGGATGCGAGGGGAAGCAGAGTTGGACAAGGCATGA